A stretch of Mucilaginibacter terrae DNA encodes these proteins:
- a CDS encoding CopD family protein codes for MYLYIKAIHIIFVVSWMAGLFYGVRLFIYHTEAQDKPEVERNILTAEYERIEKRLFNIIATPAMILTLLAGITLVYLDPTLMRANWLIVKLCFVVGLVAYHLKCQSMMDDMRHGIFKWTSFQLRLWNEVATIFLFAIVFLAVLKSAVDWLYGMAGLIAFAMIIMSAVKIYKNYRVKKGIK; via the coding sequence ATGTACCTATACATTAAAGCCATACACATCATATTTGTAGTCAGCTGGATGGCCGGGCTGTTTTATGGTGTGCGTTTATTTATTTATCATACCGAGGCGCAGGACAAGCCCGAGGTAGAACGAAATATCCTCACCGCCGAATACGAACGTATTGAGAAGCGCCTGTTCAACATCATAGCTACGCCTGCTATGATACTTACCCTACTGGCCGGCATTACCCTGGTATACCTCGACCCTACCCTGATGCGGGCCAACTGGCTAATTGTAAAGCTCTGCTTTGTAGTGGGCCTGGTGGCCTATCACCTCAAATGCCAAAGCATGATGGATGATATGCGCCACGGTATATTTAAATGGACCTCTTTTCAGCTACGTTTATGGAACGAGGTGGCCACTATCTTCCTCTTCGCTATTGTGTTCTTAGCGGTACTAAAAAGCGCCGTAGATTGGCTTTATGGTATGGCAGGGTTAATTGCCTTTGCCATGATCATCATGTCGGCGGTGAAGATTTATAAGAATTATAGGGTTAAGAAGGGGATAAAATAG
- the rpsJ gene encoding 30S ribosomal protein S10 codes for MSQRIRIKLKSYDYNLVDKSAEKIVKTVKPTGAVVSGPLPLPTEKKIFTVLRSPHVNKKAREQFQLCSYKRLLDIYSSNSKTVDALMKLELPSGVEVEIKV; via the coding sequence ATGAGCCAAAGAATCAGAATTAAACTGAAATCTTACGATTACAACCTGGTTGACAAATCAGCTGAGAAAATCGTTAAGACCGTAAAGCCAACCGGCGCTGTAGTAAGCGGACCGCTTCCTTTACCAACTGAAAAGAAAATCTTTACAGTATTGCGTTCACCGCACGTAAACAAAAAAGCACGTGAGCAATTCCAATTATGTTCTTACAAACGTTTATTGGACATCTACAGCTCTAACTCTAAAACTGTTGACGCGCTGATGAAACTTGAATTGCCAAGCGGCGTTGAAGTTGAAATTAAAGTGTGA